The Bacteroidales bacterium genome includes a region encoding these proteins:
- the tilS gene encoding tRNA lysidine(34) synthetase TilS codes for MATKLQIISQVKEYISHNIPLSVGDKILVGLSGGADSVALLSILKELGYCCFAAHCHFALRGEESDRDRNFAKQIATKLEVPFIEVRFDTLKYAAENKISVEMACRELRYEWFEKQRIALDCRYLAVAHHRDDSVETVLINLIRGTGISGLTGIAPLNGTVIRPILSLSRNQVEEYIQLSGLNYVTDSTNKEVIYVRNKIRNRILPMMKEINPSIYEAIESTATHLRETELIYRSALNKIIDEVVDTREDIAYIDIQKLLQQSAPRTILYEIIKTYGFATSQLNDIISSFGDESGKRFFSLTHRIIKDRNKLIVSPLGQEDNFIITYPAEEMLRVEYINIEDLPPLTRDKGCAYFDADKLPSGLKLRHWRMGDRFMPFGMKGTQKLSDYFTTHKFSLLQKEQIWLLVAVDEILWLVGERQSNKYKITETTKRVAKFTIK; via the coding sequence ATGGCAACAAAACTCCAAATAATATCTCAAGTAAAAGAGTATATCTCTCACAATATTCCACTATCTGTTGGCGATAAGATATTAGTTGGATTAAGCGGAGGAGCAGATTCTGTTGCACTTCTTTCAATACTCAAAGAGTTAGGATATTGCTGCTTTGCTGCACATTGCCATTTTGCATTGCGTGGCGAAGAGTCTGATCGCGATCGCAACTTTGCAAAGCAGATTGCAACAAAATTGGAAGTACCTTTTATTGAGGTTCGGTTTGATACGCTAAAATATGCTGCTGAAAATAAAATATCTGTTGAGATGGCTTGTAGAGAGTTACGATATGAGTGGTTTGAAAAGCAACGCATAGCTCTTGATTGCCGATATTTAGCAGTGGCTCATCATCGCGATGACTCTGTAGAAACTGTATTGATAAACCTTATTCGTGGTACTGGAATTTCTGGACTAACAGGTATAGCTCCACTAAATGGAACGGTTATTCGCCCAATACTCTCATTATCTCGTAACCAAGTTGAGGAGTATATCCAATTAAGCGGATTAAACTATGTAACAGATAGCACAAATAAAGAGGTAATATATGTGCGTAATAAAATCCGCAATCGTATATTACCAATGATGAAAGAGATAAACCCTTCGATTTACGAGGCAATAGAATCAACAGCTACACATTTGAGAGAGACAGAGTTAATATATCGTTCTGCCCTTAACAAGATAATTGATGAAGTTGTAGATACAAGAGAAGATATTGCATATATTGATATACAAAAACTCTTACAACAATCAGCACCACGCACCATACTATATGAAATAATAAAGACGTATGGTTTTGCAACATCGCAATTAAACGATATAATATCTTCATTTGGAGATGAATCAGGTAAAAGATTCTTCTCATTAACACACAGAATAATAAAAGATCGTAATAAACTTATTGTATCACCATTGGGGCAAGAGGATAACTTCATAATAACATATCCTGCTGAGGAGATGTTGAGGGTGGAGTATATCAATATTGAAGATTTGCCACCACTCACCCGAGATAAAGGTTGTGCATATTTCGATGCCGACAAGCTTCCTTCCGGGTTGAAACTACGTCATTGGCGAATGGGAGATAGATTTATGCCCTTTGGAATGAAAGGAACACAAAAGTTAAGCGACTATTTTACAACCCACAAGTTCTCACTTTTACAAAAAGAGCAGATATGGCTATTGGTTGCCGTTGATGAAATTTTGTGGTTGGTTGGCGAAAGACAAAGCAATAAATATAAAATAACCGAAACAACAAAACGAGTTGCTAAATTTACAATAAAATAG
- a CDS encoding prephenate dehydrogenase — MKILIMGAGKMGSFFADVLSFEHEVAMFDKDSARLRFTFNTLRFSELEEIKEFEPELLINAVTVKYTIDAFKEVIPYLPERCIISDIASVKTGLPEFYKEAGRPFVSTHPMFGPTFANLSDLSTQNTIIISESDHLGKVFFKDLYSKLHLNIFEYTFQEHDETIAYSLSIPFASTLVFASVMKHQDAPGTTFKKHMNIARGLLSEDDYLLTEILFNPHTPQQLEDIQKQLSILQKMVEEKDASGMIKYLNAIRGKLK; from the coding sequence ATGAAAATATTAATAATGGGAGCAGGCAAGATGGGATCGTTCTTTGCCGATGTGTTAAGTTTTGAACACGAAGTGGCAATGTTCGATAAAGATTCTGCACGCTTACGATTTACATTCAACACCCTACGATTTTCAGAATTAGAGGAGATAAAAGAGTTTGAACCCGAACTACTTATAAATGCAGTAACGGTAAAATATACCATTGATGCTTTTAAAGAGGTGATACCATATCTCCCCGAAAGATGTATAATTTCAGATATAGCATCAGTAAAAACAGGGTTGCCTGAATTTTATAAAGAGGCAGGGCGTCCGTTTGTTTCAACACACCCAATGTTCGGGCCAACATTTGCCAACCTAAGTGATTTAAGTACACAAAACACAATAATCATTTCAGAGAGTGACCACTTAGGAAAAGTCTTTTTTAAAGACTTGTATAGCAAGTTACATTTGAACATATTTGAATATACATTCCAAGAGCACGATGAAACAATAGCCTACTCGCTATCAATTCCCTTTGCTTCAACATTAGTTTTTGCAAGTGTAATGAAACATCAAGATGCACCAGGAACAACATTCAAAAAGCACATGAACATAGCTCGAGGATTGCTATCAGAAGATGACTATCTATTAACCGAAATTCTTTTCAACCCTCACACACCACAACAATTAGAAGATATACAAAAACAGTTATCTATATTACAAAAGATGGTAGAAGAGAAAGACGCATCAGGAATGATAAAATACTTGAATGCAATTCGAGGAAAATTGAAGTAA
- a CDS encoding TetR/AcrR family transcriptional regulator: MRGEKTRLKLIEVARQLFIKSGVESTTMNDIAIAAGKVRRTLYTHFKSKEDIYWAVVESEIMQLIEKLKSIVNQNLPPEEKLAYYIFHRLELIKEIVLRNGTLRTEFFRDVWSLEHAWKDIGQQEISLLRSILQEGVESGAFEVDNIQATAILIHYALRGFDAPYVRNHFQRMAPGREEIRAAAIDLILNAVRAKGTVCTKYIYPDSH; the protein is encoded by the coding sequence ATGAGGGGTGAAAAAACACGATTAAAATTAATTGAGGTAGCACGTCAACTCTTTATAAAGTCAGGAGTTGAATCTACAACAATGAATGATATCGCTATCGCAGCTGGAAAAGTTCGCCGAACCCTATATACCCACTTTAAGAGTAAAGAAGATATATATTGGGCAGTAGTTGAATCAGAGATTATGCAGTTGATAGAGAAACTTAAATCAATTGTAAATCAAAATTTGCCCCCCGAAGAAAAACTTGCATACTATATCTTTCATCGACTTGAGTTAATAAAAGAGATAGTATTGCGTAATGGAACCCTCCGAACAGAGTTTTTTAGAGATGTCTGGAGTTTGGAACATGCTTGGAAAGATATTGGACAACAAGAGATATCTCTTTTACGCTCAATATTACAAGAAGGTGTTGAAAGCGGAGCATTTGAAGTAGATAATATTCAAGCAACCGCCATACTAATACACTATGCCTTACGTGGATTTGATGCTCCATACGTCCGTAACCATTTTCAACGAATGGCGCCAGGAAGAGAAGAGATTAGAGCTGCGGCAATAGATTTAATATTAAATGCAGTAAGAGCAAAAGGAACAGTTTGTACAAAATATATTTATCCCGACAGTCATTAA
- a CDS encoding tetratricopeptide repeat protein, whose translation MLEVAERERENIYGSLSEGQVFKAIKQIEYLFDEAIEPTQDLIEKVKEIKSTYSIMTQYLNVEDPQRVDIHNRLIISLYEIVDETIDIFIQNNLVSGYIYDKRRYYDSIDTIDIDKEIMLLKEESKKSITTETLKTIENIQNEIFNIIATSLTIKTKEKAAILSLVNSDEFGIVTSSLVISALTISAIYFFSEDKLLLLLDTYSKSNCEEVKQRALCGALIISYIHRNKVNRSKAAKLRVEMLSAENNFCEDVRYIFIQFIRSLEIEKLSDMLNKEMRKLTAELNNELLSTIKDKNIESVKELESLFEENPKWAQKIEDSEFEKKLREINELQFEGSDVLISTFSQMKDFSFFKSIQNWLRPYTNEYSEIYDSIKELPKLGDILEKTFFLCNSDRYSLLFSSELNKLNNLMLTGLPSDINMSDMFTENIESSRAEAKLRARLYIQDLYRLFTISKFNLPNIFATHINLYEVDILEPVFQDEETLRSIGEFYLSKGYYTYAKTYFKLLLNSNPTDYLLYQKIGYCNQMLKDYKGAIEEYEKADIITKDIWTITRIALCYRLIGDTSKAIEYYQEALRLEPDNTSFEMQIGYCLLMANKYNEALECFYKVDFITDGTPKTWRAIGWCLFLLGKFDEAQNYYEKILSTAPTPNDYINIGHIYLIKNDINNALSSYTKSIEMSLNDTGNFEDSILKDKEILLKLGVSETKLSILRDIVINNATTNKSTL comes from the coding sequence ATGTTAGAAGTAGCAGAAAGAGAACGAGAAAATATTTACGGATCTTTGTCCGAGGGTCAAGTGTTTAAGGCAATAAAGCAAATAGAATATCTGTTTGATGAAGCAATAGAGCCTACTCAAGATCTTATTGAGAAGGTAAAAGAAATTAAATCAACATATTCTATAATGACACAATATCTAAACGTAGAAGATCCTCAAAGAGTTGATATACATAATAGATTAATCATTTCATTGTATGAGATAGTAGATGAAACTATTGATATATTTATACAGAATAACTTAGTTTCAGGTTATATATACGACAAACGTCGTTATTATGATTCTATTGATACCATTGATATTGATAAAGAGATAATGCTCTTGAAAGAAGAATCAAAAAAGAGCATAACAACTGAAACTCTTAAAACAATTGAAAATATTCAGAATGAGATATTTAATATAATAGCAACATCATTGACAATAAAAACAAAAGAAAAGGCCGCAATACTTTCTCTTGTAAATAGTGATGAATTTGGAATAGTTACCTCTTCATTAGTAATATCAGCACTAACAATCTCAGCTATATATTTCTTCTCTGAGGATAAGTTACTACTTCTCCTTGATACATACTCAAAAAGTAATTGCGAGGAGGTGAAGCAGAGAGCTCTTTGTGGAGCGTTAATTATATCCTATATACATCGTAATAAAGTAAATCGATCTAAAGCTGCAAAGTTAAGAGTAGAAATGCTCTCTGCTGAGAATAATTTCTGCGAAGATGTTCGCTATATTTTTATACAATTTATTCGTTCATTAGAGATTGAGAAATTGTCAGATATGTTAAATAAAGAAATGAGGAAACTGACAGCAGAACTAAATAATGAACTATTATCAACAATAAAAGATAAGAATATTGAGAGTGTAAAAGAACTTGAATCTTTGTTTGAGGAGAATCCCAAATGGGCACAAAAGATTGAAGATAGTGAATTTGAAAAGAAATTAAGAGAGATAAACGAATTACAATTTGAAGGTTCAGATGTATTGATTTCAACATTTTCACAAATGAAAGATTTTTCTTTCTTTAAATCAATACAAAACTGGTTAAGACCATATACAAATGAATATAGCGAAATATATGACAGTATAAAAGAGCTTCCCAAGTTGGGCGATATTCTTGAAAAAACATTCTTTTTGTGTAATTCAGATAGATATTCTTTGCTCTTCTCTTCGGAACTCAATAAACTTAATAACCTAATGTTGACAGGTCTTCCGAGTGATATAAATATGAGTGATATGTTTACCGAAAATATTGAATCATCAAGAGCGGAGGCAAAATTAAGAGCAAGATTGTATATTCAAGATCTTTATAGATTATTTACTATATCAAAATTTAATCTTCCCAACATATTTGCAACACATATAAATCTGTATGAAGTAGATATATTAGAACCCGTCTTCCAAGATGAAGAGACCTTGCGAAGTATAGGAGAATTTTATCTATCAAAAGGGTATTATACATATGCAAAAACATATTTTAAATTATTACTTAACAGTAACCCAACAGATTATCTCTTGTATCAAAAGATAGGATATTGCAATCAGATGCTTAAAGACTATAAAGGAGCAATTGAAGAGTATGAAAAAGCCGACATTATAACAAAGGATATATGGACAATTACTCGCATAGCCTTATGTTACAGATTAATTGGAGATACATCAAAAGCCATAGAATATTATCAAGAGGCATTAAGATTAGAGCCCGATAATACCTCATTTGAGATGCAGATAGGTTATTGTTTATTAATGGCAAATAAATATAATGAGGCATTGGAATGTTTTTATAAAGTAGATTTTATAACAGACGGAACTCCAAAAACATGGCGAGCAATAGGATGGTGTTTGTTTTTGTTAGGTAAATTTGATGAAGCTCAAAATTATTACGAAAAGATTTTGTCTACTGCCCCAACCCCTAATGACTATATAAACATCGGACATATCTATTTAATAAAAAATGATATAAATAATGCTCTATCTTCTTATACAAAGAGTATTGAAATGAGTCTAAATGACACTGGTAATTTTGAGGATTCAATCTTAAAAGATAAAGAAATACTACTTAAATTAGGAGTCTCAGAGACAAAACTTTCAATATTACGAGATATTGTAATTAATAATGCAACAACTAACAAAAGCACACTATAA
- a CDS encoding GntR family transcriptional regulator: protein MAKLGKYNTLKVVKELDFGMYLDGGEEFGEILLPTKYIPQGTKVGDEIEVFLYLDSEDRIIATTLKPYAQAGEFAYLQVKSVNRIGAFLDWGLPKDLLVPFREQRSEMKEGYKYIVYIYADVESQRLVASAKLNKFLDNTPVEYEFNQEVDLLITQKTDIGWKVIVNSLHSGMIYDNEIFVPIQKGDRLKGYVKHIRNDEKLDITLQKIGYDVQAMDALATEIYDKLKASGGIIPLSDKSSATEIAEIFGCSKKSYKKAIGALYKAKLITITPTTIELC, encoded by the coding sequence ATGGCAAAGTTAGGAAAATATAACACACTAAAAGTAGTAAAAGAGTTGGACTTTGGGATGTACCTTGATGGTGGTGAAGAGTTTGGAGAAATTCTTTTACCAACCAAATATATCCCCCAGGGAACAAAGGTAGGCGATGAAATAGAGGTCTTCCTCTATCTCGATTCCGAAGATCGCATAATAGCAACCACACTAAAACCCTATGCTCAAGCAGGAGAATTTGCCTATTTGCAAGTAAAATCAGTAAACCGAATAGGAGCATTTTTAGATTGGGGATTACCAAAAGATCTGTTAGTACCTTTTCGCGAACAACGTAGCGAGATGAAAGAGGGCTACAAATATATAGTATATATCTATGCCGATGTTGAAAGTCAACGCCTTGTTGCATCGGCAAAACTAAATAAGTTTTTAGATAATACACCTGTTGAGTATGAGTTTAACCAAGAGGTTGATTTGCTTATAACTCAAAAAACCGATATAGGCTGGAAGGTAATAGTAAACAGTCTTCATAGCGGAATGATATATGACAATGAGATATTTGTTCCCATACAAAAAGGCGACCGTTTAAAAGGTTATGTAAAACATATCCGAAATGATGAGAAGTTAGACATAACTCTACAAAAAATAGGGTACGATGTTCAAGCAATGGATGCCCTTGCAACAGAGATATACGATAAACTAAAAGCATCAGGCGGGATAATCCCATTATCAGATAAATCATCGGCAACAGAGATAGCCGAGATATTCGGTTGTAGTAAAAAAAGTTACAAAAAAGCAATAGGAGCATTATATAAAGCAAAACTTATAACAATAACTCCAACCACAATAGAGTTGTGTTAA
- a CDS encoding bifunctional 3-deoxy-7-phosphoheptulonate synthase/chorismate mutase type II translates to MEMQFEPITLPGLDAKRPLVIAGPCSAETEDQVMETAKDLASRGIKIFRAGIWKPRTKPGGFEGVGSEGLLWLKKVKAETGMYVATEVANQYHVLEALKHGVDLLWIGARTTANPFAMQEIADALKGADIPVLIKNPVNPDIELWIGGIQRIYNAGLRKIGAIHRGFSSYDEKVYRNSPQWHIPIELRRRLPDLPIFSDPSHIGGKRDFIAPLSQQAMDLGFDGLIIESHCSPDYAWSDKNQQITPGALDLVLDDLIIRDQHTTTEDLGDLRKQIDVLDNELIDLLAKRMRVSREIGRFKKEHKMTVLQAARYDEILKKRVEQAEAAEMKGEFMMTIMQAIHEESVRQQVEILKSDN, encoded by the coding sequence ATGGAAATGCAATTTGAACCAATCACCCTTCCAGGGTTAGACGCAAAACGCCCACTTGTAATAGCAGGTCCTTGTAGTGCAGAGACAGAGGATCAAGTAATGGAGACAGCAAAAGATTTAGCATCGCGAGGTATAAAAATATTCCGTGCCGGAATATGGAAACCACGCACAAAACCGGGAGGTTTTGAAGGAGTTGGAAGCGAAGGTCTTTTGTGGCTTAAAAAAGTAAAAGCAGAGACAGGAATGTATGTAGCAACTGAGGTTGCAAACCAATACCATGTACTTGAAGCATTAAAACACGGAGTAGATTTGTTGTGGATAGGTGCAAGAACAACAGCTAACCCCTTTGCTATGCAAGAGATTGCTGATGCACTAAAAGGAGCAGACATTCCAGTATTGATTAAAAACCCAGTAAACCCCGATATAGAACTATGGATAGGAGGAATACAACGTATATACAATGCAGGACTACGCAAAATAGGTGCAATACATCGTGGATTTAGCAGCTACGATGAAAAAGTATATCGTAACTCGCCACAATGGCATATACCCATTGAGTTGCGTCGTCGTTTGCCGGATTTACCAATATTTAGTGATCCCAGTCATATCGGTGGAAAACGTGATTTTATTGCTCCACTATCTCAACAAGCAATGGACTTGGGATTTGACGGACTTATAATAGAGTCACACTGTTCTCCTGACTATGCATGGAGCGATAAGAACCAACAAATAACACCGGGAGCACTTGATCTTGTATTAGATGATTTGATTATACGTGACCAACACACAACTACCGAAGACTTAGGAGACCTTCGTAAACAAATTGATGTATTGGATAACGAACTAATAGACCTTTTGGCAAAACGTATGCGTGTATCTCGCGAGATAGGAAGATTTAAAAAAGAACATAAAATGACAGTTCTTCAAGCAGCACGCTACGATGAGATATTGAAAAAACGAGTTGAGCAAGCTGAAGCAGCTGAAATGAAAGGTGAATTTATGATGACAATTATGCAAGCCATACACGAAGAGAGTGTTCGTCAACAAGTTGAGATATTGAAAAGCGATAACTAA
- the nth gene encoding endonuclease III — protein MKIQERYNNIINWFKANMPIAETELNYETPFQLLIAVILSAQCTDKRVNMITPALFEAYPTPEVLAAATPDAVFELIRSVSYPNNKAKHLVGMAKKLLSDFNGEVPSDIDKLQTLPGVGRKTANVIAAVVFNKEAMPVDTHVFRVSNRIGLTNNSKTPLQTEKTLVKYIPGELLPIAHHWLILHGRYVCKARKPDCLNCGIKEWCKSFK, from the coding sequence ATGAAAATTCAGGAGAGATATAACAATATTATAAATTGGTTTAAGGCCAATATGCCCATAGCTGAAACGGAGTTGAATTATGAAACTCCGTTTCAGTTGCTTATTGCCGTTATACTGTCGGCTCAATGTACTGACAAAAGGGTTAATATGATTACCCCTGCTCTATTTGAGGCATACCCTACGCCCGAAGTTTTGGCAGCAGCCACTCCCGATGCCGTTTTTGAACTTATACGCAGTGTTTCGTATCCTAACAATAAGGCTAAACATCTTGTTGGTATGGCTAAAAAGTTATTGAGCGATTTTAATGGCGAAGTTCCTTCGGATATTGATAAATTGCAAACATTGCCCGGCGTGGGCAGAAAGACTGCTAATGTTATTGCTGCCGTTGTTTTCAACAAAGAGGCTATGCCTGTTGATACTCATGTTTTTAGAGTTTCAAACAGGATTGGTTTGACAAACAACTCCAAAACTCCTTTGCAAACTGAAAAGACTCTTGTTAAATATATTCCTGGAGAACTCCTTCCTATTGCACATCATTGGCTGATACTTCATGGCAGATATGTGTGCAAGGCTCGTAAACCCGATTGTCTGAATTGCGGTATTAAAGAGTGGTGTAAGAGTTTTAAATAA
- a CDS encoding aminotransferase class I/II-fold pyridoxal phosphate-dependent enzyme translates to MKEIKPANRVGTISEYYFSKKLKEVAEMNARGLDVISLGIGSPDRPPHKEVIETLSNDAAQDTAHGYQPYVGIAKLREAFATWYSTWFGVELDSKTEIQPLIGSKEGILHISLAFLNQGDGVLVPNPGYPTYSSVSRLAEANIITYNLKEENDWLPDFDEIEKNDLSNVKLMWVNYPNMPTGRVATKELFEQLVAFGKKHGIVIVNDNPYSFILNDNPLSILSVEGAKDICIELNSMSKSHNMPGWRVGMLASNPQFVAWVLRVKSNIDSGTFRSMQIAASKALSLGKEWYEEINTIYRPRRVLAEEIATMLGCKFDPAQRGMFLWAKVPDKYKDGAELADKILYDARVFITPGMIFGSEGDKFIRISLCATEEKLKEAKERIKAIL, encoded by the coding sequence ATGAAAGAGATTAAACCTGCAAACAGAGTAGGAACAATAAGCGAGTACTACTTTTCGAAGAAATTAAAAGAGGTGGCAGAGATGAATGCACGAGGTTTGGATGTAATAAGTTTAGGAATAGGCAGTCCTGACCGTCCACCTCATAAAGAGGTAATTGAGACTTTATCAAACGATGCCGCACAAGATACAGCACACGGATACCAGCCATACGTAGGTATAGCTAAATTACGCGAGGCATTTGCCACATGGTACTCAACATGGTTTGGTGTAGAACTTGATTCAAAAACAGAGATACAGCCACTTATAGGCTCAAAAGAGGGAATATTGCACATTTCGTTGGCGTTCCTAAATCAAGGTGATGGAGTATTAGTTCCCAATCCAGGATACCCAACATATAGTTCGGTAAGTCGTTTAGCAGAGGCAAACATAATAACCTATAATCTAAAAGAGGAGAACGATTGGTTGCCCGACTTTGATGAGATAGAGAAAAATGACCTCTCAAACGTAAAACTAATGTGGGTAAACTATCCCAATATGCCAACAGGAAGAGTAGCCACAAAAGAGTTGTTTGAGCAGTTGGTAGCCTTTGGTAAAAAACATGGCATAGTAATAGTAAACGATAATCCATATAGTTTTATCCTTAACGATAATCCATTAAGTATTTTATCAGTAGAGGGAGCAAAAGATATATGTATCGAACTCAACTCAATGAGCAAATCGCATAATATGCCAGGTTGGCGTGTAGGAATGTTAGCATCAAATCCTCAATTTGTAGCGTGGGTATTAAGGGTAAAAAGCAATATCGATTCAGGAACATTCCGCTCAATGCAAATAGCTGCATCAAAAGCTCTATCGCTTGGCAAGGAGTGGTACGAAGAGATAAACACAATATATCGTCCACGAAGAGTATTAGCCGAAGAGATAGCCACAATGTTAGGATGTAAATTTGATCCGGCACAACGAGGAATGTTCCTATGGGCAAAAGTCCCTGATAAATATAAAGATGGAGCAGAGTTAGCCGATAAAATATTATACGATGCAAGAGTATTCATAACACCAGGAATGATATTTGGAAGCGAAGGCGATAAATTTATACGCATATCACTATGTGCAACAGAAGAGAAATTAAAAGAAGCAAAAGAGAGAATTAAAGCAATATTATAA
- the fabG gene encoding 3-oxoacyl-[acyl-carrier-protein] reductase, translated as MKLLEGKVAIITGAARGIGKAVAMKFAQEGANIAFTDLKYDENMQKTEEEIAAFGVKVKGYASNAANFADTHSVVEAIMADFGRIDILVNNAGITRDTLMLRMTEEQWDMVLNINLKSAFNFIHAVSPIMMKQRGGSIINMSSVVGVSGNAGQCNYSASKAGMIGLAKSIAKEMGPRGVRANCVAPGFIITEMTAVLPDDVKEAWAKQIPLRRGGTPEDVANVCTFLASDLSSYVSGQVIHCCGGMNM; from the coding sequence ATGAAACTATTAGAAGGAAAAGTTGCTATAATAACCGGAGCAGCAAGAGGAATTGGAAAAGCAGTTGCAATGAAATTTGCTCAAGAGGGAGCTAACATTGCATTTACCGATTTAAAATATGATGAAAATATGCAAAAAACCGAAGAGGAGATTGCAGCATTTGGAGTAAAAGTAAAAGGATACGCATCAAACGCAGCAAATTTTGCTGATACACATAGTGTTGTAGAGGCAATAATGGCTGACTTTGGAAGAATAGATATATTAGTAAACAATGCAGGAATAACACGTGATACACTAATGTTGCGTATGACCGAAGAGCAATGGGATATGGTTTTAAATATAAACCTAAAATCAGCCTTCAACTTCATTCATGCAGTATCACCAATAATGATGAAACAACGTGGCGGAAGCATCATCAATATGTCATCAGTAGTAGGAGTAAGTGGAAATGCAGGGCAATGCAACTATTCGGCATCAAAAGCAGGAATGATAGGATTAGCAAAATCAATAGCTAAAGAGATGGGACCACGTGGCGTAAGAGCAAACTGCGTAGCACCGGGCTTTATTATTACTGAAATGACAGCAGTATTGCCAGATGATGTAAAAGAGGCATGGGCAAAACAAATACCACTACGTCGTGGAGGAACACCCGAGGATGTTGCTAATGTATGTACATTCCTAGCATCAGACCTATCATCATATGTGTCAGGACAAGTAATACACTGTTGTGGTGGAATGAATATGTAA
- the pheS gene encoding phenylalanine--tRNA ligase subunit alpha yields the protein MITKIENLKKEIEALKASNAEEVEALRIKYLSKKGEVTSLLAEFRNVPAEQKREVGKLINDLKEFATEKINALKEDVLSNVKEDDTIDLTRSAYVLKRGTRHPLSIVKNEICDIFGKLGFSIAEGPEVEDDWHVFSSLNFAEDHPARDMQDTFFITRNPDVLLRTHTSSVQTRVMEKAQPPIRIICPGRVYRNEAISARAHCFFHQVEALYVDKNVTFADLKQALLFFAKEMFGPETKIRLRPSYFPFTEPSAEMDISCNLCGGKGCSFCKGTGWVEILGCGMVDPNVLEACGIDSKEYTGYALGMGVERITNLKYQVKDLRMFSENDKRFLEEFESAL from the coding sequence ATGATAACTAAAATAGAGAATTTAAAGAAAGAGATTGAGGCGTTAAAGGCTTCAAATGCCGAAGAGGTTGAAGCTTTACGCATTAAATATTTGAGTAAAAAAGGTGAAGTAACTTCGTTGTTGGCAGAATTTAGAAATGTTCCTGCCGAACAAAAACGCGAAGTTGGTAAACTTATTAACGATCTTAAAGAGTTTGCCACAGAAAAGATTAACGCTCTTAAAGAGGATGTTTTGAGTAATGTTAAGGAGGATGATACTATTGACCTTACTCGTTCAGCATATGTTTTAAAGAGAGGTACTCGTCACCCATTATCTATCGTTAAAAACGAGATTTGCGATATATTCGGCAAACTTGGTTTCTCAATAGCAGAGGGTCCGGAGGTTGAGGATGACTGGCACGTATTCTCATCTCTTAACTTTGCAGAAGACCACCCAGCTCGCGATATGCAGGATACATTCTTTATTACTCGTAACCCAGATGTGCTTCTGCGTACACACACTTCATCGGTGCAAACTCGTGTTATGGAGAAGGCTCAACCACCTATCCGCATCATCTGTCCAGGACGAGTATATCGTAACGAGGCTATCTCTGCTCGCGCACACTGCTTCTTTCACCAAGTTGAAGCTCTGTATGTTGACAAAAATGTCACATTTGCCGATCTTAAACAGGCTCTATTGTTCTTTGCAAAAGAGATGTTTGGTCCAGAGACTAAGATTAGACTTCGCCCATCATACTTCCCCTTCACAGAGCCTTCGGCTGAGATGGATATATCTTGCAACCTGTGTGGAGGTAAAGGATGTTCTTTCTGTAAAGGAACAGGTTGGGTTGAAATTCTTGGTTGCGGTATGGTTGACCCCAACGTCTTAGAGGCTTGTGGTATAGATAGCAAAGAATATACAGGTTATGCTTTAGGTATGGGTGTTGAGCGTATCACTAATCTAAAATACCAAGTTAAAGACTTGCGTATGTTCTCTGAAAACGACAAACGTTTCTTGGAGGAGTTTGAGTCGGCTTTATAA